In a genomic window of Diabrotica undecimpunctata isolate CICGRU chromosome 2, icDiaUnde3, whole genome shotgun sequence:
- the LOC140433730 gene encoding uncharacterized protein, producing the protein MWGSSNTFGRGKMIENIIINSNLNYLNTGSSTYFHIQTGTLSSIDLSICNPELSTYLTWKTLESLYGSNHFPILISNNDNSQRQSQIKWKITHADWDLFNLIVKEQRNEISFMNSADEDLNMLINCIITSAEKCIGKYYFDPSKKYVPWWNESCKLAVKDCKKALNRYRETRNQADLINLRKLRAKSKRIVKESKKNSWNKYISSITSDTPSSQIWTKIKQMKGRYTTYKIPAIIENNNVITDDQQIINTLAKYY; encoded by the coding sequence ATGTGGGGCTCCAGTAATACTTTCGGTAGAggcaaaatgattgaaaatatcaTAATCAATTCCAACCTTAATTATCTAAACACTGGAAGCAGCACATACTTTCATATTCAAACAGGTACTCTCTCTTCCATTGATTTAAGCATATGTAATCCAGAATTATCTACTTATCTCACATGGAAAACACTGGAAAGTCTCTACGGCAGTAACCATTTTcccattttaatttctaacaatgaTAACTCACAAAGACAAAGCCAAATTAAGTGGAAAATTACTCACGCTGACTGGGATCTATTTAACTTAATTGTCAAGGAACAAAGAAATGAAATCTCCTTTATGAATTCTGCTGATGAAGATCTTAACATGTTGATTAATTGTATTATAACTTCCGCTGAAAAATGCATCGGTAAATACTACTTTGATCCCTCCAAAAAATATGTTCCGTGGTGGAATGAATCATGTAAACTAGCTgtaaaagattgtaaaaaagcATTAAACCGATATCGTGAAACTAGAAACCAAGCGGATCTaataaatcttagaaaactaagAGCTAAATCTAAGCGAATTGTTAAAGAAAGCAAAAAGAACTCATGGAACAAATACATCAGTAGCATAACTTCCGACACACCTTCTAGTCAAATATGGACTAAAATAAAACAGATGAAAGGTAGATATACAACATACAAAATTCCAGccattatagaaaataacaatGTCATAACTGATGACCAGCAGATTATAAACACACTTGCCAAATACTATTAA